Proteins encoded within one genomic window of Glandiceps talaboti chromosome 3, keGlaTala1.1, whole genome shotgun sequence:
- the LOC144432952 gene encoding lambda-crystallin-like has protein sequence MAAAIGTSASKNAKIGIVGSGLIGQSWAMIFASAGYEVCLYDVDPSFVAKAMDTIKISLQDLEKSGMLKGKLTADQQFGLISGVDNLESVVKGAKHVQECVPENLELKKKVFSQMDELADDFTVLSSSTSTLMPSLFTEHLKHRQNCVVSHPTNPPYYCPFVEVVPAPWTDKTVASNTKALLEEIGMKPITMTTEKKGFLLNRLQWALHNECIRLVEENVVTPEDVDTCMKWGLGMRYAFIGPFETMHLNAEGVRSYIERYGECHIDVTKDFGPIPTYTGPVVDKISTAMESTIPLDSLAERRRWRDQRIIALSKLKKDFDEKTEAEK, from the exons TGGTCTTATAGGTCAAAGCTGGGCTATGATATTTGCCAGTGCTGGCTATGAAGTCTGTCTCTATGACGTTGATCCTTCATTTGTTGCCAAGGCGATGGATACCATCAAAATATCACTCCAAGACTTAGAAAAGAGTGGAATGTTGAAAGGTAAACTGACAGCTGATCAACAGTTTGGATTAATATCTGGTGTTGATAATTTAGAATCTGTGGTCAAAGGGGCCAAACATGTACAG GAATGTGTGCCAGAAAATCTAGAACTGAAAAAGAAAGTGTTCAGTCAGATGGATGAACTAGCAGATGATTTCACCGTGTTATCATCATCAACTTCAACCCTGATGCCATCTTTGTTCACAGAGCATTTAAAACATCGTCAGAATTGTGTAGTGTCACATCCG ACAAATCCTCCATACTACTGTCCGTTTGTTGAGGTAGTGCCCGCACCATGGACAGACAAAACTGTGGCTAGTAATACCAAAGCCTTGCTAGAAGAGATTGGTATGAAAcccattaccatgacaacagagaAAAAGGGATTCCTACTGAATAGACTGCAATGGGCTTTACATAATGAATGTATTAGACTGGTTGAG GAAAATGTAGTCACACCAGAAGATGTTGACACTTGTATGAAGTGGGGACTAGGAATGAGATATGCCTTTATTGGACCATTTGAAACTATGCATCTAAATGCAGAAG GTGTTAGAAGTTATATAGAGCGTTATGGTGAATGTCATATCGACGTAACAAAGGACTTTGGACCTATCCCAACCTACACTGGACCTGTTGTAGACAAAATTTCAACAGCTATGGAATCAACTATACCGCTAGACTCATTAGCAGAGAGGCGACGTTGGAGAGATCAAAGAATCATTGCATTGTCTAAATTAAAGAAAGATTTTGATGAGAAAACTGAAGCTGAGAAATAA
- the LOC144454012 gene encoding large ribosomal subunit protein eL24-like, translated as MKLELCSFSGYKIYPGHGKRYARIDGKVFNFISAKSEASFKMRRNPRRINWTVLYRRKHKKGTQEEITKKRSRRTAKYQRAITGASMSEILAKRNQKPEVRKAQREQAIRAAKEKNRAKQAAKKASQQAAKAQAKSAPKQKINKPLKTSAPRVGGKR; from the exons ATGAA GCTCGAATTGTGTAGTTTCAGTGGGTATAAAATATACCCCGGTCACGGGAAACGCTATGCCAGGATCGATGGCAAG GTTTTCAATTTCATCAGTGCTAAGAGTGAGGCATCTTTCAAGATGCGACGTAACCCACGTAGAATAAACTGGACTGTGTTGTACCGTCGTAAGCACAAGAAAGGTACCCAGGAAGAGATTACAAAGAAAAGGTCAAGGCGTACAGCTAAATACCAGAGAGCCATCACCGGTGCTTCTATGAGTGAAATTCTGGCCAAGAGGAATCAAAAACCAGAAGTTCGTAAAGCCCAGAGAGAGCAAGCTATCAg AGCTGCCAAGGAAAAGAACAGAGCAAAACAGGCTGCAAAGAAAGCTTCACAGCAAGCTGCCAAG GCACAAGCCAAATCAGCACCAAAACAGAAAATCAATAAACCATTGAAAACATCGGCACCCAGAGTTGGCGGTAAACGTTGA